TCCATGCCATAGGCAGTGGCTGTCGTATCGCCATTTACTGAAATTTTTTCTTCATCATAATTAGCTGCGAAAACGGGGTTCACACTACTAATTAATGTCGTCGCCATGGCAAAAACAGCTATCCATCGCTGAAAGCTCTTCTTCCTCATACTGTAACTCCTCTCGACAAAATATTTCCATTATCTCTATCCTTCTTATTATTTATCAATTAAATGGAGAAGTAAATAAAAATCTTTGAAAGAGGGAATGAAAAAGCAAAAAACACACTCATAAAGAGTGTGCTAAATAATCAAAGAAATTGATATATTCGAAAATACATCTTCAAAATCTATTCATGTTCGTTATCATGCTGATGGCACGGGCAGTCACATAAACCATAAAGCGTTTTCACCTGAGGTGATTCTAAATGTTCAATGATGTCTCCGCATTTCTGACAAACGATTGTCGTCATGATAAGCCCCCTATGAAATAAGTGTACTCACAAAATAAAGTGAATCAAATTAATATGTCACATTAGTTCTATAAATGTGTTACATTAATCTTAATACGACATACTTTAACTGTCAATAGGCTAATGAACACAACTTTTATCAGCCGATTTCTTTATAAACTCAATCCAAATAACTTTTGAACCTCGAATTAGTATATCACAATCATGATAAAGCTATCTTATTCATCTAAAGAAACAGCCCCCTTCACAGAATGAAGGGGGCTGTCATATTGCCAGTTATTAACTGTATCTAGGCTAGTATTGATCCTGAAAAGGCATGGACGGTAAGTTATCACGAAAGAATTGAGAGAGCTCTTTTGCTTGGGTAAGACAAGTCAATTTAAAGATTTGTTGCAAATGCTTAGGATTTATTGTGTCTTCTGAACTTAGTAACGTTGATTGCCCTGTCTGCATACATACCACCAATGGTTTCCCGAAAAAACGATGTGTATACACGATTCCAAAATCATAACGTGTCGTGTCGGTTGTATAGCCCAGAAAGCGAACCTTGGCATCTTCGTTCACGTCATACAACAATTCCATGGCTTCCATCGCGATACCCTCCCATCTTGTATGATTTTTTATCTCTTCATCCAGACTAGTCATAAGCCCTATGATGGCTTAATTAGAATATGAGAAAAAGATAAAAAAATTCCTTTCGATCAAGCCCATTTCTTACATGTAAAAAAACTGCACTTTCAAATGTAACCTTTTTTACATAATTTGAAACTTT
The nucleotide sequence above comes from Brevibacillus laterosporus LMG 15441. Encoded proteins:
- a CDS encoding GapA-binding peptide SR1P, translating into MTTIVCQKCGDIIEHLESPQVKTLYGLCDCPCHQHDNEHE
- a CDS encoding DUF3055 domain-containing protein gives rise to the protein MEAMELLYDVNEDAKVRFLGYTTDTTRYDFGIVYTHRFFGKPLVVCMQTGQSTLLSSEDTINPKHLQQIFKLTCLTQAKELSQFFRDNLPSMPFQDQY